One segment of Panicum virgatum strain AP13 chromosome 3K, P.virgatum_v5, whole genome shotgun sequence DNA contains the following:
- the LOC120698771 gene encoding uncharacterized protein LOC120698771 isoform X1 — MAFRTPATVLLNENMQMIQKGKRADAPSTKPMNPSTKPGLQERKALQDLSNIPKGTALSNRSSVKERSILKDKSTVKERSSLKERPAPHNLSNTLKERSILKEKSALRSHRAINSPVNIFADEEIKKCHEWAKHGVEGTHFTGNDAEKLDKDVQDKRVKKKVAKVMSALHGWSDVAVDPVMFPAMEVANFPEEVKELELEPEILPDNIRHLSISGKRANAPRAKPLKPSVPRCQGRKALQDLSTNTLSERKGLQDMSNSLKEESILKERSALWSHKVTQNPLKLFTVEETRKCHEWAKDVIEGSHFTGNDPQKLDKDVQEERDKAQLAEDSSTDDEFDEYPFLDYNPVKFELRDEPGIPDLRAN, encoded by the exons ATGGCTTTCCGAACTCCAGCAACTGTTCTGCTTAATGAGAACATGCAGATGATACAGAAAG GCAAGAGGGCTGATGCACCAAGTACCAAACCAATGAATCCATCAACAAAACCTGGGCTTCAGGAGCGGAAGGCTCTTCAGGATTTGTCTAACATTCCTAAAGGCACTGCTTTAAGTAACAGGTCCTCCGTCAAAGAGAGATCCATCCTGAAAGATAAGTCCACTGTGAAAGAAAGGTCCAGCCTGAAAGAGAGACCTGCTCCTCACAACTTGTCTAACACCCTCAAAGAGAGGTCCATCCTGAAAGAGAAGTCTGCTCTGCGTAGCCATCGAGCAATTAATAGCCCAGTGAATATTTTTGCTGATGAAGAGATCAAGAAGTGTCATGAATGGGCTAAACACGGGGTGGAGGGCACTCACTTCACCGGAAATGATGCTGAGAAGTTGGATAAGGATGTGCAAGACAAAC GTGTCAAGAAGAAAGTGGCGAAAGTTATGTCAGCATTACATGGCTGGTCAGATGTGGCAGTTGATCCTGTGATGTTTCCAGCTATG GAGGTTGCCAATTTTCCAGAAGAAGTAAAAGAGCTGGAGCTGGAACCAGAGATTCTCCCAGACAACATTAGGCATCTCTCTATCTCAGGCAAGAGGGCCAATGCACCAAGGGCCAAACCACTGAAGCCATCTGTGCCTAGGTGTCAAGGGCGGAAGGCTCTTCAGGATTTGTCTACTAACACCCTCTCAGAGAGGAAGGGTCTTCAGGATATGTCTAACAGTCTCAAAGAGGAGTCCATCCTGAAAGAGAGGTCTGCTTTGTGGAGCCACAAAGTGACTCAGAATCCACTGAAACTATTCACTGTTGAAGAGACCAGAAAATGTCATGAATGGGCTAAGGATGTGATTGAGGGCTCTCACTTCACAGGAAATGATCCTCAGAAGTTGGACAAGGACGTGCAAGAAGAAC GTGATAAAGCACAGCTTGCTGAAGACTCATCTACTGATGATGAGTTTGACGAGTACCCATTTCTGGACTACAATCCTGTTAAGTTTGAGCTGCGAGATGAGCCAGGGATCCCGGACCTGCGAGCGAATTGA
- the LOC120698771 gene encoding uncharacterized protein LOC120698771 isoform X2: MAFRTPATVLLNENMQMIQKGKRADAPSTKPMNPSTKPGLQERKALQDLSNIPKGTALSNRSSVKERSILKDKSTVKERSSLKERPAPHNLSNTLKERSILKEKSALRSHRAINSPVNIFADEEIKKCHEWAKHGVEGTHFTGNDAEKLDKDVQDKRVKKKVAKVMSALHGWSDVAVDPVMFPAMVANFPEEVKELELEPEILPDNIRHLSISGKRANAPRAKPLKPSVPRCQGRKALQDLSTNTLSERKGLQDMSNSLKEESILKERSALWSHKVTQNPLKLFTVEETRKCHEWAKDVIEGSHFTGNDPQKLDKDVQEERDKAQLAEDSSTDDEFDEYPFLDYNPVKFELRDEPGIPDLRAN, translated from the exons ATGGCTTTCCGAACTCCAGCAACTGTTCTGCTTAATGAGAACATGCAGATGATACAGAAAG GCAAGAGGGCTGATGCACCAAGTACCAAACCAATGAATCCATCAACAAAACCTGGGCTTCAGGAGCGGAAGGCTCTTCAGGATTTGTCTAACATTCCTAAAGGCACTGCTTTAAGTAACAGGTCCTCCGTCAAAGAGAGATCCATCCTGAAAGATAAGTCCACTGTGAAAGAAAGGTCCAGCCTGAAAGAGAGACCTGCTCCTCACAACTTGTCTAACACCCTCAAAGAGAGGTCCATCCTGAAAGAGAAGTCTGCTCTGCGTAGCCATCGAGCAATTAATAGCCCAGTGAATATTTTTGCTGATGAAGAGATCAAGAAGTGTCATGAATGGGCTAAACACGGGGTGGAGGGCACTCACTTCACCGGAAATGATGCTGAGAAGTTGGATAAGGATGTGCAAGACAAAC GTGTCAAGAAGAAAGTGGCGAAAGTTATGTCAGCATTACATGGCTGGTCAGATGTGGCAGTTGATCCTGTGATGTTTCCAGCTATG GTTGCCAATTTTCCAGAAGAAGTAAAAGAGCTGGAGCTGGAACCAGAGATTCTCCCAGACAACATTAGGCATCTCTCTATCTCAGGCAAGAGGGCCAATGCACCAAGGGCCAAACCACTGAAGCCATCTGTGCCTAGGTGTCAAGGGCGGAAGGCTCTTCAGGATTTGTCTACTAACACCCTCTCAGAGAGGAAGGGTCTTCAGGATATGTCTAACAGTCTCAAAGAGGAGTCCATCCTGAAAGAGAGGTCTGCTTTGTGGAGCCACAAAGTGACTCAGAATCCACTGAAACTATTCACTGTTGAAGAGACCAGAAAATGTCATGAATGGGCTAAGGATGTGATTGAGGGCTCTCACTTCACAGGAAATGATCCTCAGAAGTTGGACAAGGACGTGCAAGAAGAAC GTGATAAAGCACAGCTTGCTGAAGACTCATCTACTGATGATGAGTTTGACGAGTACCCATTTCTGGACTACAATCCTGTTAAGTTTGAGCTGCGAGATGAGCCAGGGATCCCGGACCTGCGAGCGAATTGA
- the LOC120698772 gene encoding BI1-like protein, producing MASVSEMQPLAPAGYRRAPEMKEKVEASAVDLEAGTGETLYPGISRGENALRWGFVRKVYGILAAQLLLTTAVSALTVLHPTLNATLSDSAGLALVLAVLPFILMIPLYHYQHKHPHNFVFLGLFTLCLSFSIGVACANTQGKIVLEALVLTAGVVASLTAYAFWASKKGKEFGYLGPILSSALTILVLTSFLQIFFPLGPVSVALFGGLGALVFAGFILYDTENLIRRHTYDEYIWASVGLYLDILNLFLSILNMLRSMQSDN from the exons atggCGTCGGTGTCGGAGATGCAGCCGCTCGCGCCGGCGGGGTACCGCCGCGCGCCGGAGATGAAGGAGAAGGTGGAGGCGTCGGCGGTGGACCTGGAGGCCGGGACCGGGGAGACGCTGTACCCGGGGATCTCGCGCGGGGAGAACGCCCTCCGCTGGGGCTTCGTCCGCAAGGTCTACGGCATCCTCGCCGCGCAGCTGCTCCTCACCACCGCCGTCTCCGCCCTCACCGTCCTCCACCCCACCCTCAACGCCACGCTCTCCGACTCCGCGGGCCTCGCGCTCGTGCTCGCCGTCCTGCCCTTCATCC TGATGATCCCATTGTATCATTATCAGCACAAGCACCCCCACAATTTCGTTTTCCTGGGTTTGTTCACTTTGTGCTTGAGCTTCAGCATTGGTGTCGCTTGTGCTAACACTCAGG GAAAAATCGTTCTAGAGGCTTTGGTATTGACAGCTGGTGTGGTTGCATCTTTGACTGCTTATGCCTTCTGGGCTTCAAAGAAGGGCAAGGAATTCGGATACCTGGGGCCTATTCTGTCTTCTGCTCTTACTATCCTTGTCCTAACAAGCTTTCTTCAG ATTTTCTTCCCATTGGGACCTGTATCGGTTGCTTTATTCGGCGGGCTCGGAGCTTTGGTCTTCGCAGGCTTCATTCTGTATGACACCGAGAACTTGATCAGGCGCCACACCTATGATGAGTACATCTGGGCGTCCGTTGGGCTCTACCTTGACATCCTGAACCTGTTCCTTTCCATCCTGAACATGCTCAGGAGCATGCAATCCGACAACTAG